The Triticum aestivum cultivar Chinese Spring chromosome 5A, IWGSC CS RefSeq v2.1, whole genome shotgun sequence genomic sequence atggacacactctccccctctcgttgctatgcatctcctagatagatcttgcgtaagcgtagaatttttttgaaattgcatgctacgttccccaaaagtgtccttgtgtggcacccctccccatgtatatataggtgggaggggagagggaggcacccaGGGCAGCCAGGGCGCCGGCCCTAGGGCTCCTGTCCTCCTGCACCCCCCTTTCCTTGTATGGACAAGGggaaaaggaaagagggggagaggggaggaagTGGAAGTCCAagtccacactttcctttcctcctccctttcctttccctccccaTAGGGTCGGCCCCTATagagggtgcaccagccccttgtgggcttgtGTGTTCTCTCACTtgtcccataaggcccataactttgcCGGggatgcccgaaactcctttcggtGACACGATAATTACCTGGTAccctctgaaacacttccggtgtccgagtaCCATTgtcatatatataaatctttacctctcgaccatttcgagactcctcgtcatgtccgtgatctcattcaggACTTCTAACAACATTCGGTcgccaaatcatataactcatataacactatatcgtcaatgaacgttaagcgtgcggatcttacgggttcgagaactatgtagacatgaccgagacacctctccgattaataaccaatagcggaacctggatgcccatattggctcctacatattctacgaatatctttatcggtcgaaccgttatgacaacatacgtaattccctttgtccatcggtatgttacttgcccgagattcgatcgtcggtatcttcatacctagttcaatctcattaccggaaagtctctttacttgttctgtaacacatcatccgtAACTaattccttagtcatttgcttgcaagcttatgatgtgtattaccgagagggcccagagatacctcttcgatactcggagtgacaaatcataatctcgatctatgccaactcaacaaacaccttcggagatacctgtagagcatatttatgaccacccagttacgttgtgacgtttgatagtacacaaggtattcctccagtatccgggagttgcataatctcatagtcggaggaatatgtatttgacatgaagaaagcaatagcaataaactgaacgatcaatatgctaagctaacggatgggtcttgtctatcacatcattctcctaatgatgtgatctcgttatcaaatgacaagacatgtctatggttaggaaaccttaaccatcttcgatcaacgacctagtctagtagaggcttactagggacacggtatttgtttatgtattcacacatgtatttaagtttccgatcaatacaattctagcattaataataaacctttatcatgaataaggaaatataaaataacaactttattattgcctctaggacatatttccttcagaaaatgACCCTAGTCATAATCCTAATAGGTAGTGGGCTTTTGCACCTCTTTGGGCTGCCTAAAAGTCTTCAAATGATCATCTCCTCATAGCCCACATAGGAGGATATCCCAATGAATTTAGTATCTAATTTTTACTTTGGAGTTTGAAAAAATTAAGTCAATTTTAAACAATATTAATATGAAGAAGCACCCAATATGAGCAAGAGCACAAGGGCAGGTGCTTGGTACAAATCAGTGTCAATCACTACCGCATCAAAAGCTACAATGTGTCGATTGATTCAAGGCTGGTACCGTGAACAGCTAAGGGCCAAAACACTCAGATATGCAATGACATTCACGCTCCGTTTGTATGTATGTATTGAGAGCCTCTGAACTacattgggtctaataccaaatcAGTGTTGTTTCGGAAATATGCTACAATACCAAATCTATTGTTTGCTTGCACATGAAATTCAACAAAGGAGGCAATACCAATTTCACGTCTGGATGTTCTGTTGATGAATTGGGTATCGACAAAAAGAATTGGGATTCAGGCAGGGGCAACAGTTGCGAGCGGGAGAGGAGGGGCAGCGGTGGCGAGCACCGAGCAGGAAACGATTAGCGGAGATGATGGCGAGCGGGGAGAGGAAGAACCGTCGTGGTCGAGCTCCTAGAGGTCACTCCTTTGTCGTTGTTTCTTTTTCACTGTGAGCAAGCCGGTATGTATGTTGAGCAAGCCGGTATGTATGTTTCACGGGGCGAGCGATTTCAAGAGGAAAATGTTGGTCTGGAGCTTGGTATCGTGGAGAGAAATCACTCTCGGTATTGAATCCGTTTCCAGGAAGTGTCTTAATTCCTTATATATTTTTTAGGAAATATAGGATTTGTTAGATAAGGCTTAATTCCCCAAAACCCCAAAAAATCCCTCAAATATGACTTTtaggggatctgctagagatgctctctgTATCGTTCCAATTTTATCAGATGTTCCTGAAGGgactgctagagatgctctaacgatGTCAAATTTACAAGCTGGTTCAACCAGTCCTCGATTCACAGTCTCTAAGCCGCAGTTCCCGGAGCAACGCTGAAGATGCTGCCCACAGCTTCTTGGCTATCTCGATGTCATAGGACAGCACGGAAGACCTGATGGTTCTTCCCTTCCCTCCAAAAAAATACTTCCCAGATGCTTCCTGCGATATAACAACTAAAACTCAGAGATGGTACTAGACGTTGATGCATCTTTTTTTTCATTGCGAAATGGCAGAAGCTTTGAGAGGGTTTTGACAGGAAGGTTACCCGCGGCGCCAAGGCTGCGTCAAGGACAGCATCAATCCCCGTATCTGGCTGCTGTAGGAGATTCAGGGTGCGCAGAATAAAGAACGCGAACCGAGAAAGGCATGGAGGGAGCTCCCGCATGATGCGTGTTTCTACCACACCTGGATCCGCAGCCCTATAAGCATGAAATTTAAGACTTTAAACACGAGAATAAACAAACTCAAATGATAAAACAACTAAAAGGGCTTAAGGTAGCATAGCACGACAGAGAGATGAGCCTTCGAAATCCATCCTTGTACCAAAGATAATTAACGAGTTTCGGTAAAAAGGAAAAGACAACAGAACTACAGAAGAACATAATTTTGCAAGGACTTTGACATTTGGGTCAGACATGTTTTAGTAGAGGTTTACTTGGTGGGCAATGGGCAAAAAGCGCTGCTACACATCTCATCATGTGAATCAAATACGACTGCATGAAGAATAAATGGAAGGGGAAAACACACGACAGGACTAAATGGCACATACATGACAGAGATACCAGAAGAGATGTGAAGTTGTCGATGAAGTTCATATGAGAACATAAGTAAACAAACTGCAATGGGAAAAAATGAGACAGATAGATTCTGTAGATAAGAGCTGCATGAAGTGAATACTAAAGCAAGAGGCGTACATTTGGTATACTCGTAAGTACTAGCTAAGGGGTAACTTCCCCCAACTGAATGCTGACCAAACTTCACTCCTTGCAGTGCCTCCTCGGACACATCAATTTCTGACACTGGAGATATAATAATTGCACGTGTTAATCAAAGAGAATGTGTACGGGGAGAGGGAAACTGTTAGAATGGTGGTACGATGTGACCAGCTGCAAGAGCAAATAGTACACATAGTATACCAGATTCAAAATAGACGCAACAGGGAAATATGTGGTCCACTACATTTTGGCAATGGAGCTACTACAACCAAGAAATCCATAGGGAGTGGCAACATAATTCAACAGATAGATGCAAACAAAATAAACAGATAGGTGGGCTTGGCATGCACTCACGCACCTAGACACCTGACCAATGTCCAGTTCTATGTCAGATAGATGCAAACTAATATATGAAATACAAAAATTTACATAATGTGGCAATGTCCGCAACAATAGTTCAAAATAGGTTGAGAAAAAGTTCGTACAGTTGGTGTACTATATACAATAGGAAAAACTTCAAACTTACCACATCTGTGTGTGAAAGATGTTAGATTAACCACCCGGGAAGGTACCAGGCTGTTCTTCAGCAGTGGTAAAAGAATGCTGGTCAGGATAAATGGACCAATGTAGTTTGTCTGCATCACTCTGAAAGTCACATACATTAAGGTTCACTTAGAGAATTGGCTAGATAAAAGAAAGCATAATGCTGATATTAAGAGAACATGTGGTTTGAAGCCACATAATTCTTTCACAAGAATAATTCCAAGGAAAGCACGTACTCATCAATCCCATCCTCAGTAACTCTGTGTGATTTTGCAAGCATCCCAGCATTATTAATCAAAAGCTGAATGGAAGGCTCCAGATTCGAATCCCGAATCCACTGATTGAGCGAAGCTTCAAACTTCTTAATTGACCTGTGGGATGACAAGTccacttgaaaggcttcaagacagGCATCCGGCTGTTGCCTATGAATTTCTTTAGCAGTCTGGTTTTACATAGAGTGCAGCAGTGATGATAATGGCAAACAGAAGCAAACAGACACCCAACCGAAGCGGCAAACAATACCTCACTCAGCAATTGCGCAGAACGCCCAGCTGAGGCAAAATAGAACATGTATCATTTTAGTCCGCTGAATACAAGTCCCACAGCAAGGACAAAATAAagaatgaacatgaacctaatcgAGAATTCAAGATGCAGCAGAGAATCAATTTATCTGTATAGCAGGTGGTGAATAATGACATGAAACATGACATCCGCGTTTGCAGATTCATCGAATGTCAGATATATAGCGTTCAACAAAGGGCACTCTATTTTGCACGAGACCAGGCGCGCcaagtgctcgacgaaatgcccgcACGAGCACGACAAGACACGCGCGACTCACCGAGCACGACATGGTATCCCTCCCGTGccagcgccgccgcagccgcccggcCGAGCCCCGACGTCGCCTGCGAGCACGCGCCATGGACGGAGCACCGTGAGAAGGCCGCGCACCATGGAAAACAGTACAGTAAAATACGATAAAATAGGCGGGCGTGACTGGTAGGGCAGTTCCAGATTACCCCGGTGACCACGCAGATGGGACGGCCGCCGCGACCTACGTCTtcccggcggcgaggggcggcggtccggccacggaggaagaggaggaggtaggagtaGAGGAGGGAGAGGGTCCACAGGACGCCCATGCGCCAGAACTGGGGCGAGCAGACCATGCGGAGCGCGTCGCGGTCCATGGCGGGGCGGCGGGTCTGGCGATGGCGGCGTCGTGGACCCGTGGACCCGGAGTCACTGCGTCAACTCAAACGAACGGCTGGATCCTTGCTGGAAGCTGCGGGGAGCGAGTTGGCAAACTGCCTGGTCCAGACATCCAAACCGTGTTTTCTTATTTTGAATACATGTTTTGTTGAGTCTACGTTTTTCTCAGGCCCAGACATCCAACCAAACACATTTTTCTAATACTTCCACTCGAAAACAAATTGTGCGCTAGAAACATGCAGCGTTTCTGACCAAAATTTTACACAGACATGTTAGTATCTTCCTAATAAACATTCATGGCAAATCTTTTTTTTAGACAAAGCTAAGCTTTATTGATCATAATCCATATGGAGTGGGATACAATTCGGATTATGAGGCTTAGCCAACTACATGTGGCGCCTCGCACCGAGAGAGAGTGCATGCTTAGCTAAACTATGAGCTTCACCGTTTGAATGACATGCCATGATGGGAATGGACGAACGTTACTCATTGGGACACTGATCCGGCCCATAATTTCAAGGTCGATGACTTCTAGGTCtgcttcacaaaaaaaattgggctaGGGGAGCCGGTCACCGTCAGCCCACCGAAACAAGCGGGTCAATCCAAATTTAGTTGCTCAAAGTTATAGCctacgcaagcgggagctacatgcactggggctgccctttaAAGTTATAGCCTGCGCCCTGCGGTTACAATGCATATAAATTTGCAAGATTGTTACCCCTTGTGCTTATATGAAAACTTTAAATTATTGCGGTTACAACACCTAATCCCTATAAACACATCCAAAAAACTAAGCCAACAAGTCTTGAGGTTGACAAAGTCATCATGGACACCTCGCTATCGACAAGAACATCACCTCCCACTGAATGAATATTCCACCATTATGAGGCACCAAAGCGTAAAAACCTAGGGTTTGAACCCTGATAGTACTGCCCTACTGATCaaccaaccacatgttggttctcCTTAACCAAGAACATCTACAACACAGAGTTTTACAAACAGGAGAGCGAGGAGCCAAGAACCAATGAAATGCCAAAACGCAGTGCATTGCATACAGCAAGCTAAAACGAGCGCCAAACGAACGGGGCCATGCCAACACAAAACACATAACTTATTCACAAAGATGAATGGATATACCTGTTGCAAACTAGTAAAACGGAATCGAGATATATCTGTTACAAACACGGGCGCACAAAGGCTAACATCAGCAAAAGAACTGGGTCAGAGAAACATGTATACAAATAATAATCAACAAATACCCCCACCCTCCAAAAAAGGgtgagaaaagaaaaacaaaaccccCTCCCCTCTGTGGAACCTTTACAATGGTGTTACTCGCAGGGTCGTGCCATACCGAATACATTATCCCGAGCAAATATCTGTTGTGATAGATAGCGGCGGCGGCTGGAAATGTACAACCTGTGTGTCATGAGCTGTCATCCCATGCGTCAAAGCTTCTTGGGAAGGCCATAGGTTTTCTTGAGGAACCTTGTAGCCGCCTCCTCGTGCCGGTAGCACAGGACCCGCAGGACCGTGTTCGCATCATTTGGACTCCAGTGGCCTGTAGTCGTTGGCATCGGCAACTTGCCCCTGGAGGCAGTTCGGCTTTGATCCGAATCGGCAATCAGTCGTTTGAACCGCTCGATGAGGCCTTCCGAGTCTGTTCGTAGGAGGGGCAGGACATTCTTTACCTGGGAGGACGCCTTGTCGACCAGCTCCTCCGGCAAACCATCTCCGTCGGCCAGAAACAGGTCTCTGAGGGACCTGAAGTCGCCCTCTATTATCTGAGAGTCCTGCCGGGTAAAAGCACGCAGAGGCCCAccagcaaggataaccagcaagaagCCGTCGAATGTGGCTTTCATCAATGCCGTTATGGCACGGTTCCGCACCTTGATGTGCACCGTACCTGATATTGTCTCCAGGATAGGATCAAGCTCTCTCAACAATAAGTCCACCCTGCTCGATGCAATATCAGCGATGTAGAGGGTGTCCCACAGAATATGGCCCAAGTCGAAAAAGGTGACCTTGTAAGCAGTCGTCTCACACAAGTGTTGTATACCTTCTTGACAGGCCGCCTGACAAAGTTCAAACTTGAACTCCAATCCATTAGTAATATCTGCCTGAGCTGACTCGACGTTCCGCAAGCATGTTTTAATCTTCTTCTCTAGGTTCTCCAGCTCGCTTCGGATGTACTGAAGTGTATTCAGGCGCACACAAAGTTGAGGAAGGCCCAAGGGGTCAGTTCCATTGGTTGCTCCATTCTGTGGTCCTCGATGCTGTGGATTCTGTGGCTTCTCCTTTTTCTTGAATAGTAGTTTAGAGCCAACCTCACATCGTGTTAGTGGAGGCAGTTCGGGCATAAAAGAACTCCTTGACCCTGTAATTAAATCAGAGGGAAATTTTACTCAGCATCCAAACACCAAGTTACAGAAAACGATTCCATCTTTTGTGTACGTAGTACTTACCACAGCCAGATTTTGCTTTAGACACATAAAGCTGTAAGCTTCTATCCAGACCTGCTGTCAGATCAGGAAGAAGAGCTGGATGCATTGGTATGGGCAATTCGAAAAATGCATCCAGTGTTTCCCCAATAATCCGAAGCATCTCCACAGACGAGGGAGCAAAGTTATCTCTGTTGGCACCTGGACTCCATGTCTGCATAGAAGATATTGCCAGGCTTAGTGGAACAGAAAACTTAGACTAGGCACATGTTTTAAGCTAAACCTAACAGAACTGCTACTGTGAAAATTGTTTCTATAGAGCAACAAATTGTGTTGGCATAATCCTCACATAGGGATCGTTCAGACTCAAGACGCATGAGTCAATATATTGCTTGGGTTTGTACACACAGCTCTTATTGTGCCAACTAGACGGAACAAAACTAATATGGTggcatgattttattttatttttgacagCGAACTGAAAACTAGCCACATGAACACTAGCCATATGCAGATATAGAGTAACTTAATCTTGCAAGCCATAACATCATGCAACATCAAGTACTAAACTATGAAGGTTTCTATTTATACTGGGAAAATAAGACATGGCAGTAAAGCAAAATAACAGCACCTCTTGCTTCAGATTCCGGTCAACCCATCCCTTGAGTCTATCCACCCTTTCTTTTATCCACAGTTTCACAAGATTAGCAATTGCATTTTCAGCTTCATATGGTGGCATCTCTCTGATTAATGACTTGCCTCCATCATCACTATCCACAGAATCTTCGACAGCAATATTAACGAGATCCTTTTCTAATTTGTCTGCAGACTTGAGCACTTGAACTGTCTCCGGGGTTAACTCTGTAAGCCCAGCTATGAACTGCTTCAGCTCACTTCCATAACATGAATGAAGCGTTGCAACAGCAACACCTGAAGCGAGGGGATGCCATGTCTTCAATATTGGACTGTACAGATTTTTCTCCTTAATTGCTAGGTCACCAATGTCCTTTGCAAGGATAGACATAACTGGGGTAGGGTTCCTTGATGATCGCTTTGAATCTGCTTCTTCCATTCTCTGTACAGGTGAAAGGTGTGTCACATACATTTCTGTAAGATTTGCAGCTCAAATTGTCTAGTAAGAAAAGATTATTAAATGTACTGTTTGGGTTTCAGCAAAATAATTTCTTGGGGATTAGGTACCAGGAATGTACTTCTAAAAGTTTTGTTGCCAAAATAGCACTAGCATGAACAGTGACGCGGTTGACATAATCAAAATAATTAATGAAGCAACTGGACATTTTCAGCAAACGAGGTAAAGGCATAGTTTTCAGCGGAAGGGGACTTACTTGAGCAAAAGCTGTACGGAGTGAAGACCTTACATATGTTTCTATCCTACTTCGAGCTACATCAGTCTCTTCTTTCCTCCTACGGCGGTATTCATGGGATATATCTTCAACAAGCACCTTTGCAGCTGTCACTCCAATTGAGACAATACCTTGCATGGACTCGATGTTACTTGTATTAAATGTTTCATGGTACGCCAGAAGTCTTTTTTCTGTCCAGCCCATTATCGAGCTTAATGTTGAACTCAATACTTTACAGTAATTTGGATCCTTGGTGGTTTTGGCATCCTTTGCAACTTCAACCAACTGATTCTCAGCAGCAGAAAGCAGCTCGATATCAACTTGGCCTGACATAACAAAATGATTGAACAGTGCCCAAGCGAAGCAAAGATTATGAAGCATCTGGTTAATTCCAAGAATAACCCAAGTCTTCTTCAAGAGCTCAATCACCTCATCAATCTCGTCAACCACAGTGCTATCATCACTATCAAAGCAAGCTTCTACCAACATTTGGTAAAGATGGAGATTCAAGGGGAAACCATCTGCCCAGTGGCATCCATCAGAAGTTCCATCATGGGACCTTCCAGCAAGGGACGTGACAGCAGTGCGTAAGACCTGCATTGACTCTGAGTTTTTCCCAGTTTCAAGTGGCCTATCATATGCTCCACGTATGATTTGCTTCAGCCGTTGTGCAGAACTGTCTGATTTGTTCAGCGGAACAAACGGGTGAACAAGCAAACCAGCCTCAATAAGCTTTAAGTTCCTGCCCTGCCATGCGTCGTGTTCTTGAAGATCAGGGAAATCTGATGCCTTG encodes the following:
- the LOC123103534 gene encoding retinol dehydrogenase 13 isoform X2, which encodes MDRDALRMVCSPQFWRMGVLWTLSLLYSYLLLFLRGRTAAPRRREDVGRGGRPICVVTGATSGLGRAAAAALAREGYHVVLAGRSAQLLSETAKEIHRQQPDACLEAFQVDLSSHRSIKKFEASLNQWIRDSNLEPSIQLLINNAGMLAKSHRVTEDGIDEVMQTNYIGPFILTSILLPLLKNSLVPSRVVNLTSFTHRCVSEIDVSEEALQGVKFGQHSVGGSYPLASTYEYTKFCLLMFSYELHRQLHISSGISVMAADPGVVETRIMRELPPCLSRFAFFILRTLNLLQQPDTGIDAVLDAALAPREASGKYFFGGKGRTIRSSVLSYDIEIAKKLWAASSALLRELRLRDCESRTG
- the LOC123103532 gene encoding protein unc-13 homolog, translating into MARLFRDPRRDSASSSSNGFAPPAASPAASALPSPFSDLGVQLSPAELRETAYEVLVAASRTTGGKPLTYIPQAGPASPASASSASSANSSSSSLQRSLTSAAASKMKKALGLKSSASSKGGSPGSGGAGVKAAPRRPATVGELMRAQMRVSEPADARIRRGLLRIAAGQLGRRAEAMVLPLEFLQQFKASDFPDLQEHDAWQGRNLKLIEAGLLVHPFVPLNKSDSSAQRLKQIIRGAYDRPLETGKNSESMQVLRTAVTSLAGRSHDGTSDGCHWADGFPLNLHLYQMLVEACFDSDDSTVVDEIDEVIELLKKTWVILGINQMLHNLCFAWALFNHFVMSGQVDIELLSAAENQLVEVAKDAKTTKDPNYCKVLSSTLSSIMGWTEKRLLAYHETFNTSNIESMQGIVSIGVTAAKVLVEDISHEYRRRRKEETDVARSRIETYVRSSLRTAFAQRMEEADSKRSSRNPTPVMSILAKDIGDLAIKEKNLYSPILKTWHPLASGVAVATLHSCYGSELKQFIAGLTELTPETVQVLKSADKLEKDLVNIAVEDSVDSDDGGKSLIREMPPYEAENAIANLVKLWIKERVDRLKGWVDRNLKQETWSPGANRDNFAPSSVEMLRIIGETLDAFFELPIPMHPALLPDLTAGLDRSLQLYVSKAKSGCGSRSSFMPELPPLTRCEVGSKLLFKKKEKPQNPQHRGPQNGATNGTDPLGLPQLCVRLNTLQYIRSELENLEKKIKTCLRNVESAQADITNGLEFKFELCQAACQEGIQHLCETTAYKVTFFDLGHILWDTLYIADIASSRVDLLLRELDPILETISGTVHIKVRNRAITALMKATFDGFLLVILAGGPLRAFTRQDSQIIEGDFRSLRDLFLADGDGLPEELVDKASSQVKNVLPLLRTDSEGLIERFKRLIADSDQSRTASRGKLPMPTTTGHWSPNDANTVLRVLCYRHEEAATRFLKKTYGLPKKL
- the LOC123103534 gene encoding retinol dehydrogenase 13 isoform X1 — its product is MDRDALRMVCSPQFWRMGVLWTLSLLYSYLLLFLRGRTAAPRRREDVGRGGRPICVVTGATSGLGRAAAAALAREGYHVVLAGRSAQLLSETAKEIHRQQPDACLEAFQVDLSSHRSIKKFEASLNQWIRDSNLEPSIQLLINNAGMLAKSHRVTEDGIDEVMQTNYIGPFILTSILLPLLKNSLVPSRVVNLTSFTHRCVSEIDVSEEALQGVKFGQHSVGGSYPLASTYEYTKCTPLALVFTSCSSYLQNLSVSFFPIAVCLLMFSYELHRQLHISSGISVMAADPGVVETRIMRELPPCLSRFAFFILRTLNLLQQPDTGIDAVLDAALAPREASGKYFFGGKGRTIRSSVLSYDIEIAKKLWAASSALLRELRLRDCESRTG